The following DNA comes from Nitrogeniibacter aestuarii.
AATGACGTCGAAGGGCGCCGTGAGCTGGAGCTTGCCGTGCTGCTCGATCCATCGAACGTGGAGTATCGATCAGCGCTGGCCAGTGCCTACATGAGATCAGGCGACGATTATCGCGCCACCAATCAGCTCGCCTTGGCCGAGACGCTTGACCCGGCCTCACCTACGCCGAAATTTCTCAGCGCGCAACGCAAGTTGAGACAGGGTGACGTCATCGGTGCGATGAGCGATGGTGAAAGCGCGCTCGCGGCGAACGGAGCACGGCTGACTCTGCGAACGCCGGCCATGCTCGACAGTGACCAGGCTGCGCGGGGAGTCACGCTGGCGTCGTCCTACCTGACGGCGGGTTTCGATGCGACATTGACGTCGCTTGCGCGCGACGTGGTCGAGTCTGACCCGCAGAGCGCATCCGGCCACCGCATGATGGCGCGTGCCCTGACTCGCGACCGGCGCCTCGAAAACGCCCGGGTGAGCGAGCAGTTGCAGGGGTTTGCGTTCGGTAAGGTAGGCGATCCGATGATCATGCCAGAAGCGCTGATTCCCAGTCTGCCGGCACTGCAAGGCGCTCGTCTGTCATCTCTGCATGAAACCACAGCGCTTTTTGACGAGCGCCCCTATGCCTTTTCTGCCGGCGTGCTTACTGGCTCTCAGGAAACCTTTGCCAGCAGTGTGGCGGCCAGCATGACGGCGGATAGGTTTCAGGCTGGCATTGGTCACTTTGACTACAACAGTGACGGATTCAGCGAGGGAGGCAACGTTGACCTCGAAGCGACCCGAGCTGAGTTTCGTTGGCGTGCCAGTTCCGATCTGACCTTGTTTGCTGATCTGTTGCACGACAATCTGGCTGTCAAGGACGTGACGCAAGCGCTCTACACGATCAACGACGAAACTGCCTACGAAAGGCGTGGCGATTTGGTACGCGTCGGTTTCCGGTCACGGCTCCGTCACGATTCCCAGTTGACTGGGCTTGTCGCCAACGAATACGGCCACCGGTCAAACGAAGAGTCCAGATTTCCGCTGTTGGTCAATTTGCCGGGGATCTTTGTCGGTTCCACTCAATCATTCCTGCCCTTCGATGAAGTTGTTTCCCGGCGCGGCGGAGAATTGCGCCTTGACGGGGCTGCAAACGGTTTCAAGTACTTCGGCGGGGTCTCGTACTGGCATGGCAAGAACGATGGCGTTGGTAACCAGATATCCCGGACTCTGGGCGAAGGGCTGACGCCTATCCCGGTGTTCCCGTTTGTGATCTACGGCCCTATTGATAGAACAGACGAGCGGCCGTTCTCGCTGCGCGAGGATTTTGCCAGTGTTCGGGTTGCCGGGGGCGTCACCTTGCCTGTGGCTCATCGAACCGACATGGTTGCTCGGGCGGACTTCGTACGATTTGACAACGATCGGATCAAATGGGATCAGAGTGGTTCGGCCGAACTTGGCCGGCGCGACACGGATCGCATCTTGCCGAGTATCGGTTTGGTTTCCAGTGACTTTTTCGGCACAAATGTCCGAGCCGCTTTCATCCAGACTGTTGCCACGCCGACAGCCGGAAATCAATCACTCTTGCCGACTCAGTTTGCCGGTTTCGACGCTGTGTTCGATGACGTCCCGGGGACGCGCTCGCGCCGCTGGGCGTTGGGTGCCGATAAAGTGCTCTCAGGCGGTGTCCGGATCGGGGGGGAGTGGTCACTTCGCAAGCTGGATTTACCCGGTGAGATGTGCGGTATCGATGATTGTCTGACCCACTGGACTGAACGCCGCCATCGGCTTTTCGCTAGCTGGCCGATCACGGCCCGAGTTGGGGCTGAACTGGGCTGGGCCTATGATTCGCTGGCGCTTGATCGCAGCGACCAAGCCTCAGGCGGCACTTATCTGCCACTGTCGGCCAGAACCGAGACCTTGCCCGCCCGGATTTTTGTCCAGTGGTCCGACTCGGTCCGCACTCTGGCCGAAGTGGTTCGTGTGCGCCAGGATGTCAGCAACCTGAACGGCACCAGCACCGAGCGTCATCACGCGGGTTTCTGGGTGACCAACCTTAGGTTAGAGTACGGAAAGCCTGACGACCGGTGGGGATTCGGGCTGGATGTACGGAACCTGTTCGACCAGGACGCACTGATTCAGGATACGGATCTGGTGACCGGGGTCCCACGCACTCCGGCGTGGTATCCCGAACGCTCGATTTTCGTTTCCGGGCGACTTCGTTTCTGATTGAACCGGCTTCTGCAGGTAGTGACTCAGGGTAGGTAATAATCAGAAAAGGGGGTCTTGTGCGTAAGGTACTGGTGTTGTTGATTTCGTTCGTAGCACTTGTGATGGGTGGCTGCGCCACGATGGAACAGAGTGGATCGGAGCTTGGCCCGACATTGGGGGGCAGTGCTCACGGTGGCGGGGTTGCCTATCTCAACAATGGCGAGAAGCTCACGATTGACGCGCAAGGTGCCATTCAGGGGCGATGCCAGTTATGTCAGGATCGTGAAGGCGATCTGGCCAGTTGCAAGTCACTTGCCGCCTCCAAAGGCATCGAACTGTGCCCGGAAATGCTGAATATTTCCGTTCCGCGCGGCCCCTTGATGTGCCCCGTGGTCGCCGGCCCTCACGCGGGCAGCGACGTGCCATACGGCAGTGCTGGATATACCTGCTATCTCATTGGCGCCGCGCAGTGCATGTGCGTGGGATGACAAGGTCGCGCTTGGCGCGGATCGCTTTTGCGCGCCCATGAAAAAGCCGCCTCCCTCTCCTGGGCAGGCGGCTTTTTCGTTTGAGGTGGTGCTGCTTTAACGCTTGGTCTGTCCGGTCAGTTCGTCCATGAGCATCTGTTGTGCCGCTTTCCGAACGCCGCGTGGTGAGCGTCTGCGGTACTGGCCGTCGGGCAGCATTTCCCAGGCCATGCAGTTGTCGTTCAGATAGACGCGAAGGCCTTCCTTCATGACACGGCGCTTGAGCTTGGGGTCGAGCACCGGGAAGGCCACCTCAATGCGGCGGAAGAAATTGCGATCCATCCAGTCGGCGCTGGACAGATACATCTTTTCTTCACCATCGGCGTGGAAGAAGAAAATGCGATGGTGCTCAAGGAAGCGTCCGACAATCGATCGCACGCGGATATTCTCCGACAGGCCCTCGACGCCCGGGCGCAGGGCGCACGGGCCGCGCACGATCAGATCGATCTCGACACCGGCCTGCGATGCATCGTAGAGCGCTTCGATGACCTCGGACTCGAGCAGGGCATTCATCTTGGCCATGATGCGAGCCTTGCGCCCGGCACGGGCGTTTTCGGCTTCTGCCCTGATGTGGGCAACCACATTCGCGTGCAGTGCGAAAGGCGCCTGCCACAGATGGGTGAGGCGTGTGGACTTGCCGACCCCGGTAATCTGCTGGAAGAGTTCGGCCATGTCTTCGCCAATTGCTTCGTTGCAGGTCAGCAGTCCAAAATCAGTGTAGAACGCAGTCGTTCGCGGGTGATAGTTGCCTGTGCCCAGGTGGACGTAGCGACGCAGCTTGTCGTCGTCGCGACGGACCAGCATGAGCAGCTTGGCGTGGGTCTTGAAGCCGAACACGCCGTACACCACGTGTACGCCCACTTCCTCCAGCTTGGATGCCCAGTTGATGTTGGCCTCTTCATCAAAGCGCGCCATCAGTTCGAGCACAACGGTGACTTCCTTGCCTTTCTGGGCGGCGCGGATCAGGTGTTCCATGAGGATGGATTGGCTACCGGTGCGGTAGACCGTCATCTTGATGGCCAGTACTGCGGGGTCGTCGGCGGCGGCACGTAAAAGGTCGATCACCGGGGTGAAGCGCTGGAAGGGGTGGTGCAGCAGGATGTCGCGCTTGCGGATGGCCGAAAAAAGATCTTCCTTTTCACCATCGAGTTCGGCGGGCAGACCCGCCTTGTATGGCGTGAAGGTCAGGTCAGGGCGGTCGATGCGATCAGGTAGCTGCATCAGCCGAACCAGGTTGACGATGCCCGGCGTGCGGTAGATGTCACCTTCGGTCAGCCCGAAGTGGCGCATGAGGAAGCTGGCCATTGCGTCGGAGCAGTTGTCTGCCACTTCAAGGCGCACCGAATCGCCATAATGGCGCTGCTGCAATTCCCCCTTGAGGGCCGAACGCAGGTCGGTGACTTCTTCTTCATCCACGAACAGGTCGGAGTTGCGGGTCACGCGAAACTGATAGCAGCCCAGCACCGACATGCCGGGGAAGAGTTCGCCGACGTGGGCATGAACCACCGACGACAGAAAGATGAATCCATGGTCGACACCACTGATTTCACGCGGAATCGGAATGATGCGGGGCAGTGCGCGCGGCGCCTGCACGATGGCAGCACGCGTTTCGCGTCCGAAGGCGTCCTCGCCACTCAGTTCAACCGCAAAGTTCAGACTCTTGTTGAGCACACGCGGAAAGGGATGGGCTGGGTCGAGGCCGATCGGCGTCAGCACCGGTTCGACTTCCTGCTGGAAATAACGGGCGACCCACTGGCGTAATTCGGGTGACCAGCGATCACGGCGCAGCACCACGATGCTTTCATTTTCGAGGGCGGGCAGAATCTCGGCGTTGAGCAGTCGGTACTGCTCTTCGATGATCTCGTGAACGCTGGTGCTGATGGCGTCGAGCAGTTGTGCCGGGGTCAGGCCGTCTTCTGGATCGGGGGTCTTGATGCCCAGGCGGATGCGCTCTTTCACCCCCGCCACTCGCACCTCGAAGAACTCATCCAGGTTGCTCGAGACGATGCACAGGAAGCGCAGGCGCTCAAGCAAGGGGACATCGGCGTCCGCCGCCTGGGCCAGCACGCGACGCTGGAATTGCAGCAGGGACAGTTCCCGGTTGATGAAGGTGACGGCAGGTGCGTTCTCGGGGCTCATCGTGGTGTCGGTCATAAGCTCTTGTTCGGTGTTGAGTCGACGGGCCAGCGACCAGCGCGGACCAATTGTCATGCAATTAACCCCCCATTCTGGCACGGGAGTCTTACGGGTGCATGAATCGGCCCGGATGGCGTCCATCGTTGGCGTCGGGTGCTATCATCCGCCTCACGCTTGTCATCGCTCTAGCGGATCCATCGCAACATGCATAAAGAACTGGTCGCAGCAGTCGATCTGGGGTCAAACAGCTTCCGGCTTCAGGTCGGTCGTATCGTCAATGACCAGATTTATCCACTCGACGGGCTCAAGGAGCCCGTCAGGCTGGCGGCTGGGCTGGGTGAAGACAAATGTCTCGACGACGCCTCGCAGGGCAGGGCCTTGCTGGCCCTCGCGCGGTTTGGCGAACGTCTCTCTCAGTTTCAGCCTCATCGCGTTCGCGCGGTGGCAACCAATACCCTGCGGGTGGCCAAGAACGCGCCGGAGTTCATCGCCAAGGCCGAAGTGGCGCTGGGCTTTCCGATTGAAGTGATTGCCGGTCGGGAAGAGGCGCGGCTGATCTACGTGGGGGTGGCGCATACGCTGCCGGAACCCCATCGTCAGCAGTTGGTGGTCGATATCGGTGGTGGTTCCACCGAGTTCATCATCGGCAAATCGTTTCAGCCGCTGGAACTCGAATCGCTCTACATGGGTTGCGTGAGCTATACGCTTCGCTACTTTCCCAACGACCGGATCAAGAAGCGCGGTTTCGAAGACGCCCAGCTGGCAGCTCGCCGGGAGCTGGAAGCCATTGCCGACGGCTATCGTCGCCAGGGGTGGGAGCTGGCCGTGGGGTCGAGCGGTACGGCCAAATCGCTGCGCGACATTCTGGTGTCCAACGGCATGTCGGAGCGCGGCATCACCCGCAGCGGCCTTGAGGAACTCAAGCAGTTTCTGATTCGCAACGGTTCCCTCGACAAACTCGGTCTCAAGGGCATCAAGGCGGACCGCTTGCCGGTGCTGCCGGGTGGCCTGGCCATCATGATGTCCATCTTCGATGCCTTCGGGCTCGACGAGATGCAGTTTTCCGACGGCGCCCTGCGGCTGGGCGTGCTCTACGACCTGCTCGGGCGTTATCACCACCATGACCTGCGCGATGCAACCGCCGAGGCATTTGCCGATCGCTATCGGGTGGATCGCAAGCAAGCGAGTTTGGTCGCCGAAACGGCGCTGTACCTGCTCGAACAACTCGACGAGGCGACAAAGGATCCTGACAACCTGGATCGCCGATTTCTGCATTGGGCCGCCATCCTCCACGAAGTGGGAATTTCGGTCGCGCATTCGAGCTATCACAAGCACAGTGCGTACATTCTTGCCAATGCCGATATGCCGGGCTTCTCCCGCATGGACCAGGGGCGACTTGCCCGGCTGGTGCTGGGGCATCGGGGGAAACTGGCGCGCTTG
Coding sequences within:
- the ppx gene encoding exopolyphosphatase, with protein sequence MHKELVAAVDLGSNSFRLQVGRIVNDQIYPLDGLKEPVRLAAGLGEDKCLDDASQGRALLALARFGERLSQFQPHRVRAVATNTLRVAKNAPEFIAKAEVALGFPIEVIAGREEARLIYVGVAHTLPEPHRQQLVVDIGGGSTEFIIGKSFQPLELESLYMGCVSYTLRYFPNDRIKKRGFEDAQLAARRELEAIADGYRRQGWELAVGSSGTAKSLRDILVSNGMSERGITRSGLEELKQFLIRNGSLDKLGLKGIKADRLPVLPGGLAIMMSIFDAFGLDEMQFSDGALRLGVLYDLLGRYHHHDLRDATAEAFADRYRVDRKQASLVAETALYLLEQLDEATKDPDNLDRRFLHWAAILHEVGISVAHSSYHKHSAYILANADMPGFSRMDQGRLARLVLGHRGKLARLSDIDPESPDWQLVACLRLAVVFHRARTERCCPPIAIERVGHGFALTADADWLNELPLTAAALNDEVAQWNAIGHPLQLTVSERGSQAG
- a CDS encoding FecR domain-containing protein, whose product is MRLIECHDIELMRPPIAIEFQARCAGRSARRIFVFLGLYLTSQLVFAECSNPVATIVSMQGSVEYSAAGRTEWHPARVGQGLCPGELVTVRRYGRAAVQFDGDVLTRLDQFSTLEIAATPRDGDVALGLQEGVAHFISRLKRRVEVITPVVNALVEGTEFTVVATRDGGKVVVAEGHVAVANSAGRVRLTAGQAAQVTPDAAPVANQVQPLDSARWAIYYPLVAWPLDKGIEQSTAFAAQGKFEQALDHIPSELNEGLASYRANLLLGIGRFDEAAGVLDAAGEKARDPLAVRAIMQLAQGQFGAARQSAEAMGGASASSLLARSYVEQSEGRLDAALASVEQAIALVDRNPLAWARKAELELTLADADAAETSASKALSIAPGTVHAKALLGFARLLGDERERARAVLLEAVGANPADPLAHFALGLLHVREGNDVEGRRELELAVLLDPSNVEYRSALASAYMRSGDDYRATNQLALAETLDPASPTPKFLSAQRKLRQGDVIGAMSDGESALAANGARLTLRTPAMLDSDQAARGVTLASSYLTAGFDATLTSLARDVVESDPQSASGHRMMARALTRDRRLENARVSEQLQGFAFGKVGDPMIMPEALIPSLPALQGARLSSLHETTALFDERPYAFSAGVLTGSQETFASSVAASMTADRFQAGIGHFDYNSDGFSEGGNVDLEATRAEFRWRASSDLTLFADLLHDNLAVKDVTQALYTINDETAYERRGDLVRVGFRSRLRHDSQLTGLVANEYGHRSNEESRFPLLVNLPGIFVGSTQSFLPFDEVVSRRGGELRLDGAANGFKYFGGVSYWHGKNDGVGNQISRTLGEGLTPIPVFPFVIYGPIDRTDERPFSLREDFASVRVAGGVTLPVAHRTDMVARADFVRFDNDRIKWDQSGSAELGRRDTDRILPSIGLVSSDFFGTNVRAAFIQTVATPTAGNQSLLPTQFAGFDAVFDDVPGTRSRRWALGADKVLSGGVRIGGEWSLRKLDLPGEMCGIDDCLTHWTERRHRLFASWPITARVGAELGWAYDSLALDRSDQASGGTYLPLSARTETLPARIFVQWSDSVRTLAEVVRVRQDVSNLNGTSTERHHAGFWVTNLRLEYGKPDDRWGFGLDVRNLFDQDALIQDTDLVTGVPRTPAWYPERSIFVSGRLRF
- the ppk1 gene encoding polyphosphate kinase 1 — protein: MTDTTMSPENAPAVTFINRELSLLQFQRRVLAQAADADVPLLERLRFLCIVSSNLDEFFEVRVAGVKERIRLGIKTPDPEDGLTPAQLLDAISTSVHEIIEEQYRLLNAEILPALENESIVVLRRDRWSPELRQWVARYFQQEVEPVLTPIGLDPAHPFPRVLNKSLNFAVELSGEDAFGRETRAAIVQAPRALPRIIPIPREISGVDHGFIFLSSVVHAHVGELFPGMSVLGCYQFRVTRNSDLFVDEEEVTDLRSALKGELQQRHYGDSVRLEVADNCSDAMASFLMRHFGLTEGDIYRTPGIVNLVRLMQLPDRIDRPDLTFTPYKAGLPAELDGEKEDLFSAIRKRDILLHHPFQRFTPVIDLLRAAADDPAVLAIKMTVYRTGSQSILMEHLIRAAQKGKEVTVVLELMARFDEEANINWASKLEEVGVHVVYGVFGFKTHAKLLMLVRRDDDKLRRYVHLGTGNYHPRTTAFYTDFGLLTCNEAIGEDMAELFQQITGVGKSTRLTHLWQAPFALHANVVAHIRAEAENARAGRKARIMAKMNALLESEVIEALYDASQAGVEIDLIVRGPCALRPGVEGLSENIRVRSIVGRFLEHHRIFFFHADGEEKMYLSSADWMDRNFFRRIEVAFPVLDPKLKRRVMKEGLRVYLNDNCMAWEMLPDGQYRRRSPRGVRKAAQQMLMDELTGQTKR